From a single Dehalococcoidia bacterium genomic region:
- a CDS encoding NHL repeat-containing protein, whose translation MLTKIIGNRVYDYSHVIGDPNETLEPIALAIGDENELFTIIKGILELSPNVTRISLGGEPGDERIVNMIGGGYGEGPGQFVWPTGVALDSERNIYVTDAWTDRVSVFTVEGDFVRSFGTSGDGDGQFRRPSGIAIDYNDNVLVVDALNDRVQKLTRDGSLISQWGSTGSGNGEFLSPWGITTDVEGFVYVADYKNHRIQKFDGDGGFVFGLGSRGTGDYEFDHPSDVAVDPDGDIYVCDWANSRVQAYDSGGMYITTFIGDAYELSKWQSDFVRANPDVHKARRRVYSLDPEKHFALPMGVAFDPHGSRLMVADTQRWRIQIYNKVRDYSEPQFNI comes from the coding sequence ATGCTCACCAAGATAATTGGCAATCGCGTTTATGACTACAGCCACGTCATCGGGGACCCCAACGAGACGCTTGAGCCGATAGCCCTGGCCATCGGCGACGAGAACGAACTGTTCACGATCATCAAGGGCATCCTTGAGCTGTCCCCCAACGTGACCCGGATCTCTCTGGGCGGCGAGCCCGGCGATGAGCGGATCGTCAACATGATAGGCGGCGGGTACGGAGAGGGTCCGGGACAGTTCGTGTGGCCAACCGGCGTCGCGCTGGACTCGGAGCGCAACATATACGTCACCGACGCCTGGACAGACCGCGTGTCCGTGTTCACCGTGGAAGGGGACTTCGTCCGCTCGTTCGGCACATCGGGAGACGGTGATGGACAGTTCAGGAGGCCCTCGGGCATCGCTATCGACTACAACGACAACGTGCTGGTCGTCGACGCGCTCAACGACCGGGTACAGAAGCTGACGCGAGACGGCAGCCTCATCTCGCAGTGGGGTTCCACAGGCTCAGGTAACGGAGAGTTCCTGTCGCCCTGGGGCATCACTACAGACGTCGAAGGCTTCGTGTACGTCGCCGACTACAAGAACCACCGAATCCAGAAGTTCGATGGCGACGGCGGGTTCGTGTTCGGGCTCGGAAGTCGCGGGACGGGCGACTACGAGTTCGATCATCCGTCGGACGTGGCTGTCGACCCGGACGGCGACATATACGTCTGCGACTGGGCGAACAGCAGGGTCCAGGCGTACGACTCGGGCGGGATGTACATCACCACGTTCATCGGCGACGCGTATGAGTTGTCGAAGTGGCAGAGCGATTTCGTCCGAGCCAATCCCGACGTTCACAAGGCGCGGCGGCGGGTGTACTCGCTAGATCCGGAAAAGCACTTCGCGCTGCCAATGGGAGTCGCGTTCGACCCGCACGGGTCGAGGCTCATGGTCGCCGACACGCAACGCTGGCGCATCCAGATCTACAACAAGGTGCGGGACTACAGCGAGCCGCAGTTCAATATATGA
- a CDS encoding DUF1800 domain-containing protein, which produces MANDHLSLMAHLMRRAGFGATRDELERRLAAGYEATVEDLLHPEEYEPLDFYDFLRYLPIQWKPDTLNGMGQSGWVWRMINTKAPLQEKMSLFWHQIFATGVSKVDHYDEVMDMVDIFREKGLGQYRELLLDVAHNPAMLYWLDNHENHASAVNENWGRELLELFTMGVGNYTEEDIYECSRAFTGWTISPKLPRYHMGRWDWHFEFRPDDHDEGEKTFLGHRGNFDGEDIIDIVLAQPATARFIARHLYGFFVADEVQVPAWQVTPPRDPEAIEVIANALSESDFDMRHTLRVLFNSDFFKEARFTKVKNPTEVVVSALRMVGGAELPSLHVYDYCNQITYMGQELLNPPSVEGWHYGVEWINSSSLMKRANFVADIVSETDRPGVRDIIERVRASGASPESAVDACIDLLGPIALNDETRTELIEHARILGEFAWDEENEAKSAQRVAELLQLIVATREYQFA; this is translated from the coding sequence ATGGCAAACGATCATCTGTCGTTAATGGCACACCTAATGCGCAGGGCCGGGTTCGGAGCCACCCGGGACGAACTTGAACGTCGTCTCGCCGCGGGCTACGAAGCGACGGTAGAGGACCTGCTCCACCCCGAGGAGTACGAACCGCTCGACTTCTACGACTTCCTGCGCTATCTGCCCATACAGTGGAAGCCGGACACGCTGAACGGCATGGGACAGTCGGGCTGGGTGTGGCGCATGATCAACACGAAGGCGCCTCTCCAGGAGAAGATGTCCCTCTTCTGGCACCAGATCTTCGCCACCGGTGTCTCGAAGGTCGATCACTATGACGAGGTCATGGATATGGTCGACATCTTCCGTGAGAAGGGCCTCGGGCAGTACCGCGAGCTGCTGCTGGACGTTGCTCACAATCCCGCAATGCTGTACTGGCTCGACAACCACGAGAACCACGCCTCGGCTGTCAACGAGAACTGGGGACGCGAGCTTCTCGAGCTCTTCACCATGGGTGTCGGCAACTATACCGAGGAAGACATCTACGAGTGCTCCCGCGCCTTCACTGGCTGGACGATAAGCCCGAAGCTGCCCAGGTACCACATGGGACGCTGGGACTGGCACTTCGAGTTCCGTCCCGACGACCACGACGAGGGTGAGAAGACGTTCCTCGGCCATAGGGGAAACTTCGACGGCGAGGACATCATCGACATCGTGCTGGCGCAGCCCGCGACTGCGAGGTTCATCGCGAGACACCTGTACGGCTTCTTCGTCGCGGACGAGGTACAGGTGCCGGCGTGGCAGGTGACGCCTCCGCGCGATCCTGAGGCCATCGAGGTCATCGCAAATGCGCTGTCGGAGTCGGACTTCGACATGCGCCACACGCTGCGAGTCCTGTTCAACTCGGACTTCTTCAAAGAGGCCCGCTTCACGAAGGTCAAGAATCCGACCGAGGTCGTCGTCAGCGCGCTCAGGATGGTCGGCGGCGCAGAGCTCCCGAGCCTGCACGTGTACGACTACTGCAACCAGATCACGTACATGGGACAGGAGCTGCTCAATCCTCCGAGCGTCGAAGGCTGGCACTACGGAGTCGAGTGGATCAACAGCAGCTCGCTAATGAAGCGTGCCAACTTCGTTGCCGACATAGTCAGCGAGACTGACCGACCCGGAGTGCGTGACATCATCGAGCGTGTCAGGGCATCGGGCGCGTCGCCGGAGTCGGCTGTGGATGCCTGTATCGACCTGCTCGGACCGATCGCTTTGAACGACGAGACGCGCACGGAACTGATCGAGCACGCCCGGATCCTTGGCGAGTTCGCCTGGGACGAGGAGAACGAGGCCAAGTCGGCACAGCGCGTTGCGGAGTTGCTCCAGCTAATAGTTGCCACGAGGGAGTACCAGTTTGCGTGA
- a CDS encoding amidohydrolase family protein: protein MSKPDFVDAHVHFYDMSHPELFYAHWQPDEDHPVLGAQTRRLAERNWLAEDFIAVSRDSNVTKAVHVQAAIGSPDPVTETEWLQEAADRTGFPHAIVAYADLRDPGVEAVLERHCESPNMKGVRDFSYGDYLVEPDFHRGYALMEKYGLVASIAAQWPDMEKLRDLAARFPNTVIVLDHAGGPMERTPEYFRNWKQGMQTAAEAEKVICKISGLGMGDHNWTVDSIRPYVLHCIETFGVDRSLFATNWPVDSLWSDYDTIVNAYDEITADFTNAERQSLFSANTERLYRI from the coding sequence ATGTCAAAGCCGGATTTCGTCGATGCACACGTCCACTTCTACGACATGAGTCACCCGGAGCTCTTTTACGCCCACTGGCAGCCGGACGAAGACCATCCCGTACTCGGCGCACAGACCAGGCGGTTGGCAGAGCGAAACTGGCTCGCCGAGGACTTCATCGCCGTGTCGCGCGACTCGAACGTGACGAAGGCCGTCCACGTCCAGGCGGCGATAGGCTCGCCCGACCCTGTCACTGAGACTGAGTGGCTGCAGGAGGCCGCCGACAGGACCGGCTTCCCACACGCCATCGTCGCGTACGCCGACCTGCGCGATCCGGGCGTCGAGGCCGTGCTCGAACGCCACTGCGAGTCCCCGAACATGAAGGGGGTGCGCGACTTCTCCTACGGCGACTACCTCGTCGAGCCCGACTTCCACCGAGGCTACGCGCTGATGGAGAAGTACGGCCTTGTCGCCAGCATCGCCGCTCAGTGGCCGGACATGGAGAAGTTGCGCGACCTCGCTGCAAGGTTCCCCAACACCGTCATAGTCCTGGACCACGCAGGCGGCCCAATGGAGCGCACCCCGGAGTACTTCAGAAACTGGAAGCAGGGGATGCAGACCGCCGCTGAGGCTGAGAAAGTCATCTGCAAGATCTCCGGCCTCGGCATGGGCGACCACAACTGGACCGTCGACAGCATCAGGCCCTACGTGCTGCACTGCATCGAGACATTCGGCGTCGATCGCAGTCTCTTCGCCACCAACTGGCCCGTCGACAGCCTGTGGAGCGACTACGACACCATCGTAAACGCCTACGACGAGATCACCGCAGACTTCACCAACGCCGAGCGCCAATCCCTCTTCTCAGCCAACACCGAACGCCTCTACCGCATCTGA
- a CDS encoding Uma2 family endonuclease, giving the protein MTSPNPAIKFTYQDYINTPDDKRYELIDGELILAPAPRRDHQTVDTRLGWRIARFVEENALGVVYSAPRDVVLSDTDVVQPDLMFISNERMHIDTEAEVWGGPDLVIEILSPSTAGRDRTVKQVLYARHGVNEYWLIDVDAHTIEVLLLGDQGFEPVATYGEGDTLASPTLPGFSILVDDVF; this is encoded by the coding sequence ATGACCAGCCCCAATCCTGCAATCAAGTTCACATACCAGGACTATATAAACACGCCCGACGACAAGCGCTACGAGCTGATCGATGGAGAGCTGATCTTGGCGCCAGCGCCGCGAAGAGACCACCAGACAGTAGACACGAGACTGGGATGGCGAATCGCCAGATTTGTGGAAGAGAATGCTCTTGGAGTGGTCTACTCCGCCCCTCGCGATGTGGTCCTGTCGGACACAGACGTCGTGCAGCCGGACCTGATGTTCATCTCCAACGAGCGAATGCACATCGACACCGAGGCTGAGGTATGGGGAGGCCCCGACCTTGTCATCGAGATACTGTCCCCATCGACTGCTGGACGGGACAGGACCGTGAAACAGGTACTGTACGCGCGACACGGCGTGAACGAATACTGGCTGATTGACGTCGACGCACACACGATAGAGGTGCTGCTTCTCGGTGACCAGGGATTCGAGCCCGTCGCCACCTACGGCGAGGGCGACACGCTAGCCTCACCCACACTCCCCGGATTCAGCATCCTCGTCGACGATGTGTTCTGA
- a CDS encoding glucose 1-dehydrogenase, whose product MGRLDGKVAIITGGAKGQGAAEVELFASEGAAVVFGDILDEEGKQVEARVAELGGVAEYVHLDVTSNDDWQRAVDLAESKYGKVDILVNNAGISMRHEGMDVSNDEWDTMMDVNAKGVFLGTRYVIPAMQRAGGGSIVNISSIAGILGRPLASPAYAASKGAVRVFTKNTAGRFSSDGIRANSIHPGPIDTDMIRAATNTVRPETRVGEIPMGRLGEADDIAYGALYLASDESSFVTATELVIDGGVSGIRP is encoded by the coding sequence GTTGAGCTCTTCGCGTCTGAGGGGGCAGCGGTCGTCTTCGGGGACATTCTCGACGAAGAGGGCAAGCAGGTCGAGGCGCGGGTTGCGGAGCTGGGAGGCGTGGCAGAGTACGTGCATCTCGACGTCACCAGCAACGATGACTGGCAGAGAGCTGTCGACCTGGCAGAGAGCAAGTACGGCAAGGTGGACATACTGGTCAACAACGCCGGCATCTCCATGAGACACGAGGGCATGGACGTCTCGAACGATGAATGGGACACCATGATGGACGTCAACGCCAAGGGCGTATTCCTCGGCACGCGGTACGTGATTCCGGCGATGCAGCGGGCCGGCGGCGGCTCGATCGTCAACATATCGTCGATTGCGGGCATCCTGGGACGACCACTGGCGTCACCTGCCTACGCGGCCTCCAAGGGCGCGGTGCGCGTGTTCACCAAAAACACGGCTGGGCGATTCTCGTCGGATGGGATCAGGGCCAACTCGATTCATCCAGGCCCCATCGACACGGACATGATCAGAGCGGCAACGAACACGGTGCGGCCGGAGACACGCGTCGGTGAGATCCCGATGGGCCGGCTCGGTGAGGCGGATGACATTGCCTACGGCGCGCTGTACCTGGCGTCAGACGAGTCGTCGTTCGTTACGGCGACGGAGCTGGTGATAGACGGAGGGGTGTCGGGGATCAGGCCGTAG